In Stanieria sp. NIES-3757, the DNA window AAAAAACCTGTTAATCTTTGAATTATTTCACCACGAAAAGAACTATTAATTTGTTGAACTCTGCGATCGCTAATCTCCAATTTAGTTATTCCAGGTGGATGAACTAAAATAAATTCTACTTCCCCTTTAACTTTTAATAATTCTTGTAGCCAATGTTGGGCAAAACCTTCTCTGGTAGGAATTACAATTGATAAAATTGGCTTACTCATAAAATAATTATCTATAAAATTTATTTTGAATAACTATTAAAGATAAATCTCTTTAATTATTTTTATTGCTGGCTTAAAAGACACTTTCTAGATTAAATTAATTGATTTAGGATTAGGTATATTTAATGTGAATCTTAGGTATAAATATATAAAGAATTGATAAAGTATGATGAAATGACGCGCCTAATTTAACGCATAATTAAAAAAATGCTGCATTAAATCTCTGTATATAGCAATTCTCGATTAAGCGAGGTACACCTTGGCTATGTCTGGGGAAAGGTCAAAGGGGAAGGGTTAAAGAGAAAAAATTCGTACCTCATAAGTATGAGAACCTCGCACAGATCAATTCACTGCGTTGATTACTTTGAAAAAAATCTTAAAAAATTCTGACTGTTACTAAATACACCAGAGATGTTTTAACTTTTGTAATAAATAGTTAAACAGTCTTTTAATTGAGTTTAACAAAAGGAGATTAACAAACAAGTGAATGCCTCTGAACAAGCCAAAGGGTTAGATCTTACTACCAAAATCGCTGCTGTAGTAAATCTGTTTAAATCTCAATTCCCCGATGCCAAAGCCGATCTTAAACCTTGGCGCAACGATCCTGATACTCTAGAATTAGTCGATCCAGATTCGATAGACATTGGTTTTCATTTTCCTGGTTGGAGTCGACGCTTTGCTTGTAATAGTATTTTGGTTCAAATTCGCTTTTATCAAGATGGTTTAGATGAGCGTGCTAAATTAATAGGTTTGGAAACGGCTGGTTTTAGCCATCAAGGACAAGCTTGGCGTTTCTCAACGGTAGATCATTGGCAATGTGTGGGAAAACATCAACCAGTGGCAGAAGTAGAACAAAAACTTAAACTATTCTGCCGTCAAGTTTTTCAATTATTTAATTCGGAAACTTCACTATAAATTAAAGTTTTTTGAAAATCTTGTCTGGTTGACAATTCTAAAAATTGACGTTGCAAAGATTGCCATTCTTGCCATTTTTGATAACGTTTTTGTTGCAGTTGAGTTGCTAACTGAGGAATGGATTTTTCTAATTCCTCACCAACAGCTTGTTCGAGAAATACACGCAGAATAAAACAGTCTTGAATTGCGCCTAAAATTTCTTGAATATTTTTGATTTTTTCTAGATAATTTTGGAATTGCTCGCCATAAAAATCAGTAAATAAAGCCATATTGTAGCGAGTTTTTTTTGCTTCCTTTCTCAAGCTATGTAGTATTGTTCCTTGTTCTTCTAATAACTCTTCTACCTGCTCTAGGTTTAGTTCTTGAGAAAATTGATTTGCTTCTGTTTCTAAGTTAGTCCCCACTAGCCAACCTGGATGAAGCAATAATTGACTAACTTGAGGTAATAATAGATCGGGAAGGACTAATTCAATGTTAATCTTTGCAATATCTGTATAATCTGGTTTTTTGAGCCACTCTTTTAAGTCTTTTTTTAGCTGTTGATAATGTTTTCCTTCAAGAGTAGATTCTACTTCTTTAAATGCTTCCTTGCGTTCTTTATTTAAGTGCTTGAAAACTTGCTTTAATTCATCTTGTTCTGAGGTTGGTAAATTAGGAAAATAGTCATTAACTAAGGTAAGTTGAAGAACATCTAAATCTCTGAGATTTCCTAAACTTTTACCTACTTTACCTACAGCTTTCTCTCCAGCTTTTTTAGGTAAATTTAAAGCCAATGCAAAACCAGACATGGCACTACGCAAACGGCGTATTCCTACCCGCATTTGATGTAATTCTTCGGGATCTCGATCTTTTAAGACTGCTGATTCGTGTTTGACAATTTTATGAAAATGTTTTGCGATCGCTTTTTTGCCCCAATCTCCAAAGGTTGTTGCTGTTTCTGGTTGAGTCATTTAAAATTTAAACTTGCTTTTTTATGTAATTATGCTGGATGTAGTCAGTAATTTCTGGTTGAGTTTGTCTAAGCTGTAGCCACATTTGTCTAATTCTTTGATAGGCAGCTTGAGTAGAAAGTTGATAATTTTCTTCGCGATCGCAAATAGCAATTACTGCTTCACCAAAGTTATTAAGATGCTCTTCTAGCACTAATTTTTCTGGTACTTTTGAATCGCTTTTGTTTTGCATAACCCACCTAAATGGTAATGATTTTTAGAGCTTATGTGATTATCATTACAAATTCTCAGTAAT includes these proteins:
- a CDS encoding CHAD domain containing protein, with protein sequence MTQPETATTFGDWGKKAIAKHFHKIVKHESAVLKDRDPEELHQMRVGIRRLRSAMSGFALALNLPKKAGEKAVGKVGKSLGNLRDLDVLQLTLVNDYFPNLPTSEQDELKQVFKHLNKERKEAFKEVESTLEGKHYQQLKKDLKEWLKKPDYTDIAKINIELVLPDLLLPQVSQLLLHPGWLVGTNLETEANQFSQELNLEQVEELLEEQGTILHSLRKEAKKTRYNMALFTDFYGEQFQNYLEKIKNIQEILGAIQDCFILRVFLEQAVGEELEKSIPQLATQLQQKRYQKWQEWQSLQRQFLELSTRQDFQKTLIYSEVSELNN